One segment of Vulpes lagopus strain Blue_001 chromosome 8, ASM1834538v1, whole genome shotgun sequence DNA contains the following:
- the IRS1 gene encoding insulin receptor substrate 1: MASPPEADGFSDVRKVGYLRKPKSMHKRFFVLRAASEAGGPARLEYYENEKKWRHKSSAPKRSIPLESCFNINKRADSKNKHLVALYTRDEHFAIAADSEAEQDSWYQALLQLHNRAKGHHDGASAPGAGGGGGSCSGSSGLGEAGEDLSYGDVPPGPAFKEVWQVILKPKGLGQTKNLIGIYRLCLTSKTISFVKLNSEAAAVVLQLMNIRRCGHSENFFFIEVGRSAVTGPGEFWMQVDDSVVAQNMHETILEAMRAMSDEFRPRSKSQSSSNCSNPISVPLRRHHLNNPPPSQVGLTRRSRTESITATSPASMVGGKQGSFRVRASSDGEGTMSRPASVDGSPVSPSTTRTHAHRHRGSSRLHPPLNHSRSIPMPSSRCSPSATSPVSLSSSSTSGHGSTSDCLFPRRSSASVSGSPSDGGFISSDEYGSSPCDFRSSFRSVTPDSLGHTPPARGEEELSNYICMGGKGSSTLTAPNGHYILPRGGNGHRYAPGAGLGTSPALAADEAAGAAELDNRFRKRTHSAGTSPTISHQKTPSQSSVASIEEYTEMMPAYPPGGGSGGRLPGYRHSAFVPTHSYPEEGLEMHPLDRRGGHHRPDAAALHTDDGYMPMSPGVAPVPSGRKGSGDYMPMSPKSVSAPQQIINPIRRHPQRVDPNGYMMMSPSGSCSPDIGGGPGSSSSGSAAPSGSSYGKLWTNGVGGHHPHALPHPKLPVESGSGKLLSCTGDYMNMSPVGDSNTSSPSDGYYGPEDPQHKPVLSYYSLPRSFKHTQRPGELEESARHQHLRLSSSSGRLLYAATAEDSSSSTSSDSLGGGYCGVRPDPGLPHIHHQVLQPHLPRKVDTAAQTNSRLARPTRLSLGDPKASTLPRVREQQHPPPLLHPPEPKSPGEYVNIEFGSDQPGYLSGPVAARSSPSVRCPPQLQPAPREEETGTEEYMNMDLGPGRRAAWQEGAGVQPGRVGPAPPGAASVCRPTRAVPSGRGDYMTMQVGCPGQGYVDTSPVAPISYADMRTGIVVEEASLPGATAAAPSSSSAASASPTAPPKAGELVARSSLLGGPQGPGGMSAFTRVNLSPNRNQSAKVIRADPQGCRRRHSSETFSSTPSATRAGNAVPFGGGAALGGSGGGSSAEDMKRHSSASFENVWLRPGELGGAPKEPAPHAGAAGGLENGLNYIDLDLVKDFKQRSQERPPQPQPPPPPAPHQPLGSSESSSTSRSSEDLSAYASISFQKQPEDLQ, from the coding sequence ATGGCGAGCCCCCCGGAGGCCGACGGCTTCTCGGACGTGCGCAAGGTGGGCTACCTGCGCAAACCCAAGAGCATGCACAAGCGCTTCTTCGTGCTGCGGGCGGCCAGCGAGGCGGGGGGCCCGGCGCGCCTCGAGTACTACGAGAACGAGAAGAAGTGGCGGCACAAGTCGAGCGCCCCCAAACGCTCGATCCCCCTCGAGAGCTGCTTCAACATCAACAAGCGGGCGGACTCCAAGAACAAGCACCTGGTGGCCCTTTACACCCGGGACGAGCACTTTGCCATCGCGGCGGACAGCGAGGCGGAGCAGGACAGCTGGTACCAGGCCCTCCTGCAGCTGCACAACCGGGCCAAGGGCCACCACGACGGCGCCTCGGCCCccggggcgggaggcggcgggggcagCTGCAGCGGCAGCTCGGGCCTCGGGGAGGCCGGCGAGGACTTGAGCTACGGGGACGTGCCCCCGGGACCTGCGTTCAAGGAGGTCTGGCAGGTGATCCTGAAGCCCAAGGGCCTGGGGCAGACAAAGAACCTGATTGGCATCTACCGCCTCTGCCTGACCAGCAAGACCATCAGCTTCGTGAAGCTGAACTCCGAGGCGGCGGCCGTGGTGCTGCAGCTGATGAACATCCGACGTTGCGGCCACTCGGAGAACTTCTTCTTCATCGAAGTGGGCCGGTCCGCAGTGACGGGGCCCGGCGAGTTCTGGATGCAGGTGGATGACTCCGTGGTGGCCCAGAACATGCACGAGACCATCCTGGAGGCCATGCGGGCCATGAGCGACGAGTTCCGCCCTCGGAGTAAGAGCCAGTCCTCCTCCAACTGCTCCAACCCCATCAGCGTCCCCCTGCGCCGGCACCACCTCAACAACCCCCCTCCCAGCCAGGTGGGGCTGACGCGCCGCTCGCGCACCGAGAGCATCACCGCCACCTCCCCGGCCAGCATGGTGGGCGGCAAGCAGGGCTCCTTCCGCGTGCGCGCGTCCAGCGATGGCGAGGGCACCATGTCCCGCCCGGCCTCGGTGGACGGCAGCCCCGTGAGCCCGAGCACCACCAGGACCCACGCGCACCGGCACCGCGGCAGCTCGCGGCTGCACCCCCCGCTCAACCACAGCCGCTCCATCCCCATGCCCTCCTCTCGCTGCTCGCCTTCCGCCACCAGCCCGGTCAGCCTGTCGTCCAGCAGCACCAGTGGCCACGGCTCCACCTCGGACTGCCTCTTCCCCCGGCGCTCTAGCGCCTCGGTGTCGGGTTCCCCCAGCGACGGTGGGTTCATCTCCTCTGACGAGTACGGCTCCAGCCCCTGCGATTTCCGAAGTTCCTTCCGCAGTGTCACCCCGGATTCCCTGGGCCACACCCCCCCGGCCCGCGGCGAGGAGGAGCTGAGCAACTACATCTGCATGGGAGGCAAAGGGTCCTCCACCCTCACCGCCCCCAACGGTCACTACATTTTGCCTCGGGGTGGCAATGGCCACCGCTACGCCCCGGGGGCTGGCTTGGGCACCAGCCCGGCCCTGGCTGCGGATGAGGCGGCCGGTGCGGCCGAGCTGGATAACCGGTTCCGAAAGCGGACTCACTCTGCGGGCACGTCCCCCACCATTTCCCACCAGAAGACCCCGTCCCAGTCTTCCGTGGCTTCCATTGAGGAGTACACGGAGATGATGCCTGCCTACCCGCCAGGAGGTGGCAGTGGAGGCCGACTGCCTGGCTACCGGCACTCTGCCTTCGTGCCCACCCACTCCTACCCCGAGGAGGGTCTGGAAATGCACCCCCTGGACAGGCGTGGGGGCCACCACCGGCCGGACGCCGCCGCTCTCCACACGGATGATGGCTACATGCCCATGTCCCCGGGAGTGGCACCGGTGCCCAGCGGCCGGAAGGGCAGTGGGGACTATATGCCCATGAGCCCCAAGAGCGTGTCGGCGCCGCAGCAGATCATCAACCCTATTAGACGCCATCCCCAGAGGGTGGACCCCAATGGCTACATGATGATGTCCCCAAGCGGCAGCTGCTCTCCTGACATTGGAGGTGGGcccggcagcagcagcagcggcagcgcCGCCCCTTCTGGGAGCAGCTATGGCAAGCTGTGGACAAACGGGGTAGGGGGCCACCACCCTCACGCCCTGCCGCACCCCAAACTCCCCGTGGAGAGCGGGAGTGGCAAGCTCCTGTCTTGTACCGGCGACTACATGAACATGTCGCCGGTGGGGGACTCCAACACCAGCAGCCCCTCCGACGGCTACTACGGCCCAGAGGACCCCCAGCACAAGCCAGTTCTCTCCTACTACTCATTGCCAAGGTCCTTTAAGCACACCCAGCGCCCTGGGGAGCTGGAGGAGAGCGCCCGGCACCAGCACCTCCGCCTCTCCTCCAGCTCGGGTCGTCTCCTGTACGCCGCGACGGCGGAAGattcctcttcctccaccagCAGCGACAGCCTGGGCGGGGGATACTGTGGGGTCAGGCCGGATCCCGGCCTCCCGCATATCCACCATCAGGTCCTGCAGCCTCACCTGCCTCGGAAGGTGGACACCGCGGCGCAGACCAACAGCCGCCTGGCTCGGCCCACGAGGCTGTCCCTGGGGGACCCCAAGGCCAGCACCTTACCACGGGTTCGAGAACAGCAGCACCCGCCGCCCCTGCTGCACCCTCCGGAGCCCAAGAGCCCCGGGGAATATGTGAATATTGAGTTCGGGAGCGATCAGCCGGGCTACTTATCGGGGCCCGTGGCCGCCCGCAGCTCGCCTTCTGTCAGGTGCCCACCGCAGCTCCAGCCAGCTCCCCGGGAGGAAGAGACTGGCACCGAGGAGTACATGAACATGGACCTGGGGCCTGGCCGGAGGGCAGCCTGGCAGGAGGGTGCTGGGGTCCAGCCAGGCAGGgtgggccccgcgccccccggggcCGCTAGCGTGTGCAGGCCCACCCGGGCAGTGCCCAGCGGCCGCGGCGACTACATGACCATGCAGGTGGGCTGCCCCGGCCAGGGCTACGTGGACACCTCGCCAGTGGCCCCCATCAGCTACGCTGACATGCGGACAGGCATTGTCGTGGAGGAGGCCAGCCTGCCGGGGGCCACAGCGGCCGCCCCCTCCTCGTCCTCGGCGGCCTCGGCTTCCCCCACGGCGCCTCCAAAAGCGGGGGAGCTGGTGGCCCGCTCCTCCCTGCTGGGGGGCCCGCAGGGACCGGGGGGCATGAGCGCCTTCACCCGGGTGAACCTCAGTCCCAACCGCAACCAGAGTGCCAAAGTGATCCGCGCCGACCCGCAGGGGTGTCGGAGGCGGCATAGCTCTGAGACCTTCTCCTCCACGCCCAGTGCCACCCGGGCGGGCAACGCAGTGCCCTTCGGCGGGGGGGCGGCCCTGGGGGGCAGCGGTGGCGGCAGCAGCGCGGAGGATATGAAACGCCACAGTTCGGCTTCCTTTGAGAACGTGTGGCTGAGGCCTGGGGAGCTCGGGGGAGCCCCCAAGGAGCCGGCCCCGCACGCTGGGGCCGCCGGGGGTTTGGAGAATGGGCTTAACTACATAGACCTGGATTTGGTCAAGGACTTCAAACAGCGCTCTCAGGAGCGCCCCCCTCAACcgcagccgcccccgcccccggcccctcaTCAGCCTCTGGGCAGCAGCGAGAGCAGCTCAACCAGCCGCTCCAGCGAGGATCTAAGCGCCTATGCCAGCATCAGTTTCCAGAAGCAGCCAGAGGACCTCCAGTAG